The following nucleotide sequence is from Mycobacterium sp. 3519A.
CACGGGGTGTCACGCATCGCGAGGATCGGAATGTTGTTGTCGGACAACGCTTGCCAGATGCCGATGTAGAACGACGGCATCACGTCACCGGGTTTGATGTTCCACGGCCTTGTCGACGTCGTGAACACGAAATCGGGACGATCGGCGATCAACTTCGGCAGCACCCGGTTGTTCCACACCCGGCAGCCCGGGTACGGGCGGTTGTCGCCCATCACCAACGGCAACTGTTCGGTGGTCAACGGGCAACCCATCTTCAGGTAGGTGACGACCCTGAAGTGGTGCATCTGGCCGAGCAGGTCCAACGCGGTGATCCAGTGCTCAGCATGGGAACTGCCCGCCAGCGCGATGGTGCGGGTGGCTTCCTTGTCGCCGAACGTGCAGTCGACGACGTCGCTGTTGTCGAAGTCGCTGATGCAGCCGTCGAGCGTGGTTTCCGGCAGGTCGTCCTTGGCCTCGAGCACCGTCGGGCGCATCGGCAGCTTGGGCACCTTCGCGTGATTGATCAACGCGGTGGCGCCGGGATAGTCGCGCAGCGAAAGGTTCGCCAGCTCTTTGCCGTTCGCGCGTTGCACGGTGACGTGTTCGCGCCATCCGAACGCGGTCGCCGTCAACGCGACGCCCAGCAGTCCGACGATCGAACCCATCACGATCGTCGGGCGGCGCAACCGGGTCCACAACGGCACGGCGGGCGCAGGCTTGGCCGCCTTCGCCGAGGCGCGGTACCGCAGCGGTGTCTCCACGTACCGCAGCGTCAGCCAGGCCAGCAGACCGGAGACCAGTAGCACCGCGGCGCCCTCGACGAAGTTGACCTTCGGCTCACCGGTGTACGACAGCCAGAAGATCAGCAGCGGCCAGTGCCACAGGTACAGCGAGTACGCCATGCCGCCGAGCGTCACGAACGGGGCGGTGGCCAGTAACCGGTTCGGAGCGGGCAGGCGCTCCGCGGTCTTCGGATCGGTCTGCCGATTGGCCGCCGACAGGATGAACAGCATGGTGGCGCCAACGGGCACCAGGGCCAGCGGACCGGGGAACTCCTTGACCCCGTCGATCAGCGCGCCGCACGACAGAATCGCCGCCAACGACACCACGGCGACCGTCGTGCGCAACCACATCGGCCAGCGCACGTACGGCACCACGGCGCCAAGCAGCGCACCCAGCAGCAACTCCCACGCCCTGGCGAAACTGTTGTAATAAGCGGTCGCCTGATCGGCGTTGTGAGCAAATATCGCGTAGACGAACGACGCGATGGTCAACGCGCTCAGTAGGAGCACGAACGTAATCCGCATGTACTTGCCGAGTCTGCGACGCAACAGATAGGCGAACCCGAAGATCAGCGCCAGGAAGCCGATGTAGAACTGCCCCTGCACCGACATCGACCAGATGTGTTGCAGCGGGCTGACCGCCTCGCCCGCGCGAAGGTAGTCCGAAGCGGTGTTGGCAAGCTCCCAGTTCTGGAAGTAGCCGAGACTGGCCAGACTCTGGTCAGCAAACGTCTCCCAGCGCGTCTCCGGCTGCACCAGGATGGTGAGCACCGCGGCGGCGGCGAGCACCACGACGAGAGCGGGCAGCAGCCGACGAACAAGTCGGGTCACTTCGGGCACGGGGGACAGCGACGTGCCGGGCTTCAGCGCGGTGCGCAGCAGGCGGCCACCGAAGAAGAAGCCGGACAACGCCAAGAAGACGTCGACGCCGCCGGAAACCCGGCCAAACCACACGTGGAACACCGCGACCAGCGCGATGGCGATGCCACGCAGGCCGTCCAAATCGTGGCGGTAGAAACCCGATTCACGCGTCCCCATGGCGACGCGCGAGTTGGCACCCGGATCGGTGACGGCCGCAGGCCGGGCAGGAGCGAGGGTCATCATGGTCGACGGTTAATCTACCCAAGATCGGCTGCCGCCTCATGCCGCAGCCGACCGGTCGCAGCCACCGAGCAAAGGATCAGGGTGGTTTTACAGAAGGCGTTGACCCCCGCGGAGATCAGCGCGATCGACGCCGCGCACGTCTGGCACCCGTACAGCACCATCGGTGCCGAGGCGCTGGCCCCGGTGGTGGCGGTCGGCGCCAAGGGCGCCTGGTTGACACTGATCGACGACGGTGAGCGGATCGAGGTGCTCGACGCGATGGCGTCCTGGTGGACCGCGATCCACGGCCACGGACATCCCGCGCTGGATGCGGCGATCACCCGCCAACTGGCGACG
It contains:
- a CDS encoding acyltransferase family protein, whose product is MMTLAPARPAAVTDPGANSRVAMGTRESGFYRHDLDGLRGIAIALVAVFHVWFGRVSGGVDVFLALSGFFFGGRLLRTALKPGTSLSPVPEVTRLVRRLLPALVVVLAAAAVLTILVQPETRWETFADQSLASLGYFQNWELANTASDYLRAGEAVSPLQHIWSMSVQGQFYIGFLALIFGFAYLLRRRLGKYMRITFVLLLSALTIASFVYAIFAHNADQATAYYNSFARAWELLLGALLGAVVPYVRWPMWLRTTVAVVSLAAILSCGALIDGVKEFPGPLALVPVGATMLFILSAANRQTDPKTAERLPAPNRLLATAPFVTLGGMAYSLYLWHWPLLIFWLSYTGEPKVNFVEGAAVLLVSGLLAWLTLRYVETPLRYRASAKAAKPAPAVPLWTRLRRPTIVMGSIVGLLGVALTATAFGWREHVTVQRANGKELANLSLRDYPGATALINHAKVPKLPMRPTVLEAKDDLPETTLDGCISDFDNSDVVDCTFGDKEATRTIALAGSSHAEHWITALDLLGQMHHFRVVTYLKMGCPLTTEQLPLVMGDNRPYPGCRVWNNRVLPKLIADRPDFVFTTSTRPWNIKPGDVMPSFYIGIWQALSDNNIPILAMRDTPWMVRNNKPFFPADCLARGGNANSCGMKRSDVLSEHNQTLDFVRQFPLLKPLDMSDAVCRKDICRAVEGNVLLYRDSHHISTTYMRTMTNELGRQIGLATGWWQP